A single region of the Solwaraspora sp. WMMD406 genome encodes:
- a CDS encoding glycosyltransferase family 2 protein: protein MAEPFDIPVYGRSWARLESFSRIAGPLTAPPADQPYRVRYRSMHRVYGNRQIVGAVAIALLNVCFEIFFFVWLLQPGHFADTNPGPVAEIARFANIFVICSIAIVEALRLVNVLSLSLASVIARDPIPVTPQPGLRVAFLTTIVPSKEPIAVVRDTLRAAKRIRHRGVFDIWLLDEGDDDEVKAVCDELGIRHFTRNGVERYNQRRGPFKARTKHGNYNAWVDAHGDDYDVFLSVDPDHVPLANFAERILGYFRDPDVAYVVGPQCYKNGEAFVTRAAESQQFPFHSVIQRAANSYGTAMLVGTNNAVRISALRGVGGLSDSITEDMATGLALHTARNPRTGRRWKSVYTPDVLSAGDGPSSWSDYFSQQRRWSRGTFELLSGRYWLRFPRLSAGGMLHYTLITTFYPSMAVAWLLGIVNALLFLALGVSGMNISPQIWFALYTDATAFSLWLYLHNRRYNVSPYEPPGSRGLKGMLMSIISAPIYAGQLVSTVLRRPARFVVTPKGARSSSDGFYTFRAHLGWMAVLTVAVVVSFVRDYASLPSLLWPVVALLICLAPVVLWRRDRHPQRLAAAETSTAGSGSAGSPGTEPGGGGVAGAGVGDRARRPLAVPPWEARTPDHAGDITMEIPRELLDAHLASRAAGQQHDDVSATLILPRIEVPRQAGPPAVEQDGGRDRGQDGGQISPA, encoded by the coding sequence GTGGCCGAACCATTCGACATTCCGGTGTACGGGCGTTCCTGGGCCCGGCTGGAATCGTTCAGCCGGATCGCCGGGCCGCTCACCGCGCCACCGGCCGACCAGCCGTACCGGGTGCGCTACCGCAGCATGCACCGGGTGTACGGCAACCGGCAGATCGTCGGAGCGGTGGCCATCGCGCTGCTCAACGTCTGCTTCGAGATCTTCTTCTTCGTCTGGCTGCTGCAGCCGGGCCACTTCGCCGACACCAATCCGGGGCCCGTCGCCGAGATCGCCCGGTTCGCCAACATCTTCGTCATCTGCTCGATCGCCATCGTCGAGGCGTTGCGCCTGGTCAACGTACTGTCGCTGTCGTTGGCCTCGGTGATCGCCCGGGACCCGATCCCGGTCACCCCGCAGCCCGGCCTGCGGGTCGCGTTCCTGACCACGATCGTGCCGAGCAAGGAACCGATCGCCGTGGTACGGGACACGCTGCGAGCCGCCAAACGGATCCGGCACCGGGGCGTCTTCGACATCTGGCTGCTGGACGAAGGCGACGACGACGAGGTCAAGGCGGTCTGTGACGAACTCGGCATCCGACATTTCACCCGCAATGGGGTGGAACGCTATAACCAGCGACGCGGGCCGTTCAAGGCGCGGACCAAACACGGCAACTACAACGCCTGGGTCGACGCGCACGGCGACGACTACGACGTGTTCCTCTCCGTCGACCCCGATCACGTGCCGCTGGCCAACTTCGCCGAACGGATCCTCGGCTACTTCCGCGACCCCGACGTGGCGTACGTCGTCGGGCCGCAGTGCTACAAGAACGGTGAGGCGTTCGTCACCCGGGCGGCGGAGTCGCAGCAGTTCCCGTTCCACAGCGTCATCCAGCGGGCGGCCAACTCGTACGGCACCGCGATGCTGGTCGGCACCAACAACGCGGTACGGATCAGCGCGCTGCGCGGCGTCGGCGGGCTCAGCGACTCGATCACCGAGGACATGGCGACCGGTCTGGCCCTGCACACCGCCCGCAACCCGCGTACCGGTCGGCGGTGGAAGTCGGTCTACACCCCGGACGTGTTGTCCGCCGGAGACGGGCCGTCGAGCTGGAGCGACTACTTCTCGCAGCAGCGGCGCTGGTCACGGGGCACCTTCGAGCTGTTGTCCGGCCGCTACTGGCTGCGCTTTCCGCGTCTGTCGGCCGGCGGGATGCTGCACTACACGCTGATCACCACGTTCTATCCGTCGATGGCGGTCGCCTGGCTGCTCGGCATCGTCAACGCGCTGCTGTTCCTGGCGCTCGGGGTCAGTGGGATGAACATCTCGCCGCAGATCTGGTTCGCCCTCTACACCGACGCGACCGCCTTCTCGCTCTGGCTCTACCTGCACAACCGGCGGTACAACGTCAGCCCGTACGAGCCGCCGGGGTCGCGAGGGCTCAAGGGCATGCTGATGTCGATCATCTCCGCGCCGATCTACGCCGGGCAGCTGGTCAGTACGGTGTTGCGCCGCCCGGCCCGCTTCGTGGTCACCCCGAAAGGGGCGCGGAGCAGCAGCGACGGCTTCTACACGTTCCGGGCACACCTGGGCTGGATGGCGGTGTTGACGGTGGCGGTCGTCGTGTCGTTCGTACGGGACTACGCGAGCCTGCCGTCGCTGCTCTGGCCGGTGGTGGCGCTGCTGATCTGCCTGGCGCCGGTCGTGCTGTGGCGTCGCGACCGGCACCCGCAGCGGCTCGCGGCGGCGGAGACATCGACGGCGGGGTCGGGGTCGGCGGGGTCGCCGGGTACCGAGCCCGGTGGCGGCGGCGTCGCGGGCGCTGGGGTCGGCGACCGGGCGCGACGGCCGCTGGCCGTACCGCCCTGGGAAGCCCGTACGCCCGATCACGCCGGCGACATCACCATGGAGATCCCCCGCGAGCTACTCGACGCGCACCTGGCGAGCCGGGCGGCCGGGCAACAGCACGACGACGTGTCGGCGACCTTGATCCTGCCCAGAATCGAGGTACCCCGACAGGCCGGGCCGCCGGCCGTCGAACAGGACGGCGGACGGGACCGCGGACAGGACGGCGGCCAAATCAGCCCCGCATGA
- a CDS encoding UPF0182 family protein produces MRSSPMPGMSRRGRVTVGVLVGIFLVFTLLGWGVNAWTDWLWFEEVDYTQVFTGVLVTRGLLFAAVGLAMALVIGGNLWLAYRLRPNLRPHSPEQVSLERYRMLLTPRIGMWIALAAAVVGVFAGLSAQSRWSQWLLFRNSQEFGVTDPEFGVDIGFYVFQYPFLRYVLGLAFTAVVLSVIGALAVHYIYGGVRLQGIGDRMTTAARAHLTTLVAVFVLFKAVAYVLDRRGMLLEYNEQARIYGAGYADINALLPAKEILAYISIVVAIAIIVFSNAVMRNLVWPGISLALLGISAVAIGGIYPWAVQTFEVNPSLRDKESAFIERGIVATREAFGLDISQMTPYPATNLTPPDSLATDTAVVPNIRLLDPQLVSETYTQLQQVRGFYDFGTKLDIDRYTIDDQTQDYVVGMREINYGELTEQQSNWINRHTVFTHGYGMVGAPANRVVCGGQPYFVSGFLGDQAQEQCSSATEEIPVEQPRIYFGEQMDGTDYAIVGSPGDTNVEFDRPTSSGGEQYYTYTGEGGVEVGSFGRKLLYAIKEQETNFLLSEAVNENSKLLYIRNPRDRVEKVAPFLTLDGDPYPAVVDGRIQWIVDGYTTSATYPYSERVNLQVETADELTGQGTFVLARENVNYIRNSVKATVDAYDGTVRLYEFDENDPVLKAWNAAFGGDLVTPKAEIPPALLEHLRYPADLFKVQRNLLARYHVTNPAEFFSGQDFWEVPNVPDAPDTGVKQPPYYLLTQLPEQDEPRFQLTSAVTPAGRQNLAALISGSYVDGEPQLQVLELPDQTAISGPVQVHQRMTNNAAIRQQLNLLSSNQAQVQYGNLLSLPFGNGMLYVEPVYVKSNQTNAYPLLQRVLLSYGDGGSYVVLANSVQDGIRQLIEQGQQGGAPTTPPEGEGEGEGEDPGGTPSPTTPPPTTPTDPGLVTPELAAAAAEVSAAIDEARAAQAAGDFQRYGDALARLDAAMTAFQQAQQAAGVGGAAPPAVDPSPSPGG; encoded by the coding sequence ATGCGTAGTAGTCCAATGCCCGGAATGAGTCGACGGGGCCGCGTCACGGTCGGCGTACTCGTCGGGATCTTTCTCGTGTTCACTCTGCTCGGCTGGGGGGTGAACGCCTGGACCGACTGGTTGTGGTTCGAGGAGGTCGATTACACGCAGGTCTTCACCGGCGTGCTGGTCACGCGGGGGCTGCTGTTCGCCGCGGTCGGCCTGGCGATGGCGCTGGTCATCGGCGGCAACCTGTGGCTCGCCTACCGGCTGCGGCCCAACCTGCGGCCGCACTCCCCGGAACAGGTCAGCCTGGAGCGCTACCGGATGCTGCTGACCCCGCGAATCGGCATGTGGATCGCCTTGGCGGCAGCCGTCGTCGGTGTCTTCGCCGGGCTGTCGGCGCAGAGCCGCTGGAGTCAGTGGCTACTGTTCCGCAACTCGCAGGAGTTCGGCGTCACCGACCCGGAGTTCGGCGTCGACATCGGGTTCTACGTCTTCCAGTACCCGTTCCTGCGCTACGTACTCGGACTGGCGTTCACCGCCGTGGTGCTGTCGGTCATCGGGGCGCTGGCCGTGCACTACATCTACGGCGGCGTACGGCTGCAGGGCATCGGCGACCGGATGACCACCGCCGCCCGCGCCCACCTCACCACCCTGGTCGCCGTCTTCGTGCTGTTCAAGGCGGTCGCCTACGTGCTGGACCGGCGCGGCATGCTGCTGGAGTACAACGAGCAGGCGCGCATCTACGGTGCCGGCTACGCCGACATCAACGCGCTGCTGCCGGCCAAGGAGATCCTCGCGTACATCTCGATCGTGGTGGCGATCGCGATCATCGTCTTCTCCAACGCCGTCATGCGGAACCTGGTCTGGCCAGGCATCTCGCTGGCGCTGCTCGGCATCTCGGCGGTGGCGATCGGTGGCATCTACCCGTGGGCGGTGCAGACCTTCGAGGTCAACCCGAGCCTGCGGGACAAGGAGTCGGCATTCATCGAACGCGGCATCGTCGCCACCCGGGAGGCGTTCGGGCTGGACATCAGCCAGATGACGCCGTACCCGGCGACGAACCTGACCCCGCCGGACAGCCTGGCCACCGACACCGCCGTGGTGCCCAACATCCGGCTGCTGGATCCACAGTTGGTCTCCGAGACCTACACCCAGCTGCAGCAGGTCCGGGGCTTCTACGACTTCGGCACCAAGCTCGACATCGACCGCTACACGATCGACGACCAGACCCAGGACTACGTCGTCGGCATGCGGGAGATCAACTACGGTGAGCTGACCGAACAGCAGAGCAACTGGATCAACCGTCACACGGTCTTCACCCACGGGTACGGGATGGTCGGCGCCCCGGCCAACCGGGTGGTCTGCGGCGGGCAGCCGTACTTCGTCTCCGGCTTCCTCGGCGACCAGGCCCAGGAGCAGTGTTCGTCGGCCACCGAGGAGATCCCGGTCGAGCAGCCGCGGATCTACTTCGGCGAGCAGATGGACGGCACCGACTACGCGATCGTCGGCTCGCCGGGCGACACCAACGTCGAGTTCGACCGGCCGACCTCCAGCGGTGGCGAGCAGTACTACACCTACACCGGTGAAGGCGGTGTCGAGGTCGGTTCGTTCGGCCGCAAGCTGCTGTACGCGATCAAGGAACAGGAGACCAACTTCCTGCTCTCCGAGGCGGTCAACGAGAACTCCAAGCTGCTCTACATCCGTAACCCGCGCGACCGGGTGGAGAAGGTCGCGCCGTTCCTCACCCTGGACGGCGACCCGTACCCGGCGGTGGTCGACGGGCGCATCCAGTGGATCGTGGACGGCTACACCACCTCGGCCACCTATCCGTACTCGGAGCGGGTCAACCTGCAGGTGGAGACCGCCGACGAGCTGACCGGCCAGGGCACCTTCGTGCTGGCCCGGGAGAACGTCAACTACATCCGCAACTCGGTCAAGGCCACCGTGGACGCCTACGACGGCACGGTACGGCTCTACGAGTTCGACGAGAACGACCCCGTCCTCAAGGCGTGGAACGCGGCCTTCGGCGGCGACCTGGTGACTCCGAAGGCGGAGATCCCGCCGGCCCTGCTGGAGCACCTGCGCTACCCGGCCGACCTGTTCAAGGTGCAGCGCAACCTGCTGGCCCGCTACCACGTCACCAACCCGGCCGAGTTCTTCTCCGGACAGGACTTCTGGGAGGTGCCGAACGTCCCGGACGCACCGGACACCGGGGTCAAGCAGCCGCCGTACTACCTGCTGACCCAGTTGCCGGAGCAGGACGAGCCACGTTTCCAGCTGACCTCGGCGGTGACCCCGGCCGGCCGACAGAACCTGGCCGCGTTGATCTCCGGTTCGTACGTCGACGGTGAGCCGCAGCTGCAGGTCCTGGAGTTGCCGGACCAGACGGCGATCTCCGGCCCGGTTCAGGTCCACCAGCGGATGACCAACAACGCCGCGATCCGTCAGCAGCTCAACCTGCTGTCCTCCAACCAGGCCCAGGTGCAGTACGGCAACCTGCTGTCGCTGCCGTTCGGCAACGGCATGCTCTACGTCGAGCCGGTGTACGTGAAGAGCAACCAGACCAACGCGTACCCGCTGCTGCAGCGGGTGCTGCTCTCCTACGGCGACGGCGGCTCGTACGTGGTGCTGGCCAACAGCGTGCAGGACGGCATCCGGCAGCTGATCGAGCAGGGCCAGCAGGGCGGTGCGCCGACGACCCCACCGGAGGGCGAGGGCGAAGGTGAGGGCGAGGATCCGGGTGGTACGCCGAGCCCGACGACCCCGCCGCCGACGACGCCGACCGATCCGGGCCTGGTCACGCCCGAACTGGCGGCGGCCGCCGCCGAGGTCAGCGCCGCGATCGACGAGGCCCGCGCCGCGCAGGCCGCGGGTGACTTCCAGCGGTACGGCGATGCACTGGCCCGGCTCGACGCCGCGATGACGGCCTTCCAACAGGCCCAGCAGGCGGCCGGGGTCGGTGGCGCGGCGCCACCGGCGGTCGACCCCAGTCCGTCTCCGGGCGGCTGA